The genomic stretch tagtataatcataattaattttctcctcaatagtaggtggatgatagtcatcattataatcatcatatataggaggtaaagtatcatcaaagtaaattttctcctccatgcttgggggactaaaaatatcatgctcatcaaaaccagcttccccaagcttaaattcttccatagcattatcaacaatggtgttcatactaataacattgctactagcatgcaaataaggttccataggttttttaattttcgcatcacacaatttatgtctaaactcaggaaatagattaaaaagctcactgttattttccattatgcctaactagtgaacaagaaacaaaaagatgcaattgcaggatctaaaggagatagcttcgagcactcacacaccggcaacagtgctaggaaatagcttagtagtcggaggatgtgaataccttttaccttacctccccgacaacggcgccagaaaatagcttgttgccgtgggaggcaattctctgtggtgtaacttttcttcagatccccggcaacggcgccagaaaatagcttgatgtctacgtgtgcttctattcttgtagacagtgttgggctccaagagcagaggtttgtagaacagcagcaagtttcccttaagtgaatcacccaaaggtttatcgaactcagggaggtagaggtcaaagatattcctctcaagcaaccctgcaattacgatacaagaagtctcttgtgtccccaacacacctaatacacttgtcagatgtataggtgcactagttcggcgaagagatattaaaacgcaggtggtatagatggtggtagatggtaattgcgatatgaagtaaatattgcagcaagtaaacatgcagtagaacagtaagtaagcggtgtttcgatgcttggaaacaaggcctagggatcctactttcactagtggacactctcaacattgcaatcataattgaatatgaataagcacttcactatgctattccgaattactctctagcgggataacgaacactaattcaccgtgtagggctgcaaagcaaaccttaaagatgtattcccaagtactaatgaacaccccacgctgtcactttgagcattcataggaggtactaacacaccacaatttcatagagacatccaactcaaatcataacccagtgaacaagtattctgtgaaatatagcctaagagacccacacggtgcacacactgtcacctttacacacgtgggacaaggagtctccggagatcacataagtaaaatccacttgaataacataagacatctagattgcaaagctcacgatcacatagatgaacacataagtattactctcaaacactctcttgttggatgacgaacaccattcattgtgtagggctacaagagctccctcaagccggagttaacaagctccacaacatacggaattcgtatttaagtaacctctagagcataatagacaagagtaacatctacacattcatatagatcacatcatgggagagagagatgaaccacatagctaccggtagagccctcagcctcgggggagaactactccctcctcatcataggagacagcagcgacgatgaagatggcagtggtgtcgatggagatggcttccgggggcacttccccgtcccggcggcgtgccggaacagagacttctgtcccccgaacttggcttcgcgatggcggcggctgcgtaacttttctcgtcccgtggcttattcctttagggttttcgcgacggaggctttatataggcggaagggcagcctcggggagtcctggtggagccacaccataggggggcgcgcccccccccttggccgcgccgccttgtggggtggggcccctggctcccctctggcccctcttcggtgctctggaagcttccgggaaaaataagatactgggcgttgatttcgtccaattccgagaatatttcctgtgtaggatttctgaaaccaaaaacagcagaaaacaggaactggcactttggcatcttgttaataggttagttccggaaaatgcatcaaaacgatataaagtgtgaacaaaacatgtaggtattgtcataaaactagcatggaacatcagaaattatagatacgttggagacgtatcacatagcgTTATACACCATGGCCGAAGTACTGCCAAAGAAGTCACGAAATTCCCGGACTTCAGCAGCTCGATCCTGGAATTGAACGATCCGGTGAGTACGATTTTCATCTACCCAGAAGTCAATATCGTTTTGTTTGGCAAGTCGAAGAAGCATTTCAACTCGCGAATTAACCCGTTGTTCTTCGGCGGCAGCATCCAGAAACGAACCTATACGCAACACAGGGAAGAAACAACACAGCGTGAGAAGGGATACGAAGAATATCAAAGAAGTGGAAGAATAAAGAGtaacatacccgccatatcttGACTTGCATCACTCATTAGGTCAAGCATATAACTCTCGCGCTTAGCAGCTCGTGAGGCATCGGCAGTGGCATATTCCTTCAATTCAAGAGCCTCATGTGCTTGCCGAAGAGCAACTTTTTTTTGAAGAGCTGCCGAAGAGCAGCTTGTTCACGATCCGAGGATTTGCGAGATTGGTCCATAACTGTCACAGCCTATTTCTTCATAGCTTGCAGCTACTGTCGTAGATCGGCCATTTCTTGGTGTATCGAGTCAGCACACGATGAATCATCCAAGAAAAAGCCGCCAGGAGCTCTCGCAGAACGAGAAGTGGCCGGTGAGGCGTCGGAAGGCCCGGTAGCTCCGGTATAgttatcaaaaatcaactggaagaaagaaagatcgacatcaatcatttggcAAAGGAACAttttcattcatattcagcaCATTTACATAAGGTGAGTCCTTACAAAAGACGGCTCCTAGCGAGTCCATCAGATTGTCGGGAGTAACAAAAGGAGGCGACAActacaaaagagaaaagaaaaaagagacgcgggttggtctacttgacctccgtccggGCAGTGCTAGAAGAAGCGGCGGACGTCGGGTCAAGATAGGCGATGAGTTTCTTCGACTGAGTCTTGGTGTCCTTCACCAGAGCTTTCCACTTCTCCGAGTTGATACCCTTGGGAGAGCCGGCCTTCACCCAGTCGACTTTTTGGCTGTTGGCCGCGACAAGGGCAATggtcccttcgactccaatcttcagGCTAGCCTGACGATGGGCCAAAGTCGGATCTTCCTTCTCCAAGAAGTGTTGGGTGAGCTGGGAGAAGATCTCCGGCTGCGTGTCCTTGGGGAAGAAGTTGGGGAAGATGCGCTTCAGCGCGGCCCGTGCGGAAGAAATGTTGGTGCGCGCCAGGTCGCAGTTAAGTTCAAGAATCGCGAGAGCATCAAGGAGACGATTGTCGGATTCTTGGTTCAAAGTATATTTTTCACCCATCCGCCCTACTGGAGAAAAGCAGGAGTTCGTCAACACTAAAAACAAACAAATACAGGCAGAAGCAGAAGGCAAGTGAAAGCATGGCTTACTTGTAAATCTTCAGTTCTGCATCTCGAAGCGCTCCACTATGGCATTTTTGCGCTCGATTTGCTCGGCCTCCTTGTCGCTTAAAGCGTCCTCAGCGGTCTTGAGCCTCTGGCGGAGACTGTCGACAGTAGCGGCATCTttctcagctttcttgcgagctgtcTTGCTGGTTTTAAGCTTGGCCTCCAGCGCGTCGGCACGTTCTTCGGCACGATGGAGTGACTCTGAAAAGGAAACGTCAGAAGGCAGAGAATCATCGTTAGAAGGCGGAGAATCTTCTGGCGGAAATATGAAATATACTAAGAGCAGTGCAGTTCTACCCCTTAAAGTAGCAGCCTCGTCGTggaacccaataaattgggagccCAGGTTGACTAGCTCCTTCATTAAGGACTGCAAAAATTCGACAAGATAGAAAAACATCGTCAAAGGACAGAAATTCGACAAGCAAAAGAGATGGCAAGCAACGAAGAGGGAACTTACATCTTCCAGGAGAGGAGCCGAAGTGTTCCCAGTGGCAAGCTCTCGTGTGCTACAAGCCCCGGTTCTAGCTTTCTTCGCCAGAAGTGCTCGGGGGGTGGGCACGGGAGTTGGCTCTTCTGGGTTATGCTGCGGGGGAGGCAAGGTTTCCGCAGCAGTACGGTGTTCTTGAGAAAGAACCAGGGTGTTGGAGGTGCTCGTAGGAGCTGTCCCATGAGTTGCgggttcctcctcctctgctccttCATCAGATCTATCAATATTGCAGCAAAGTAAAATATGAGAGTAccgaaggaaaaaagaaataCACAAAGACAAAAAAGagcaacttacgagctaacaacgCCAGCATCGGCGAAGGGGTCGAAGGCACCTTGTTCCTCCGGGGAAGATTCTTCGGCAGCTGGTTCGGCAAGCTTGGATGCGCCGGAATCTTTGACATTGTCTCTTTTCCTCTTGCGCCCATCTGGAGAAGTGGCAAGAGGAGGAGAGATGCAGTGGGTAGATTCAGAATGTTCTGACTCTGTTTCTTTTTCGGAGGAACCCGCGGATTTTTGAGATTCCAcggcttcactctcaggaagAGAGGATTCTTGCGAATCGTCGGTAACAACGACTCGACCGTCCACCTCTCCACCTTTAGGTAGGGGGAAGAGAAGACACAATTTGGTGGTCCTGCAAGGTACAAAACAAAAAGAAGACAAGAAAATGAGCACAAAAGGGAAATCAAGAGCAGTCGAAAAATAGGGAACTCAACCTGAAAGAAAACACTTACTTTAGGAACAGCATGGCTAGCACTAAATGGCTCCACGCAACAGGACGAAGGGACTTCGTGATTTTTGTTCAAGGAGGTAAAACGGCGGACGagcctctccaagtccttcacataaAGGTCCTTGGAAAAACGGTCGACATCCTTAGTTCCTGCTTACATCcaaagagggtttttgcgagcctgcagaggttgCACTCGAATCCGAAGGAAGTAGGCAATTATTTGTACACCCGAGAGTTCTTCCCCGTCGGTGTTTTGAAGTTGATGGGTGCGGGTCATCAGGTGacttaggcatccctaatgggcctaccgaagaaggtacccggggtttaatggaggcccacgacccgaagttttacatagtttggaaagatagaattgtattaggaatatcaacttgtaaATATTGCGGGAcggttcagaaaccctcccggactctgtaacttgtacatcacgaaaccctcggctccgcctcctatataagggggagtcgagggacaaagaaaggaccgACTAATTGTTTCacgtaaccctagttttcatagcagtcgagtacttttccggctgaaaccttcgagatctacttgccctctacttccgactaaaccctagtctacaacccgtagccattgataagttaatcccttatcaattggcgccgaccgtggggattagaggcgacaaggttctgatctcgatggcacgttcgacatcatcaacatcttcggtagcaagcaacgcgatggatcgaggtaaacagagcaAAACtactctagtcgattttgttcctcacccaccctcccgtatggatgcatatgcgtatctgtagGAGCCAATGGACATGGCGTTCGGGAAGtttcacttccgcgtcgggaaggaaggatctCATCGTCTCGCAAGATCGGATTCGGCGAGATCGGGTGCAGCTGGTTCCGGTTCATCGGGATCGGCTTCATCGTTCGAGTCTGGCGATGAAGAGATATCGTCGGCAATTTCCACCAAGCTTGCATCAAGCGGTGAActcatcaagatcttcagcaacatatccgtcgggtcgtttgcggactcaaatataagcagcaactccgacagcgtcgacgcTTTCGATTTCATCGACATGTCTACTTCTATTCGTGAGGTtttcgccgatctatatgacggtgtcaccaatatCAACGACAATCAAGCTTCCACACATCACCAAGTATATGCCATTGAGGAGGCAAgccgagcagagccggagacatcagaggctttcgacgatgcgggaaacccatatgtcgatcccgctgatctcaggcgaggtttaggcactaaatatgttgggcctaCACCGCGCCTAAGGattcaactcccacaagcagcgtgggacagagccgcaagagccatggacggtGCGGAACCAATGAGCACAACTGCTACggcggaagaattgcaagcataccaatacaaACTCGCCCGTGTTGGAtgagaattagaaaaacagacagctggcctgaatagaagaagggaggcagctgccgagtcaagcaggcgaagggcggagctgagccgacaatcaggtacttcgggagatagtcacagagcagctcaaaatagagcaagatctcggctgcaaaatatacctgaggccgTCAGGGAGAatttaatccaaaacctcgacatgtccttcatgtcgattgatacaagagggaacatcatcccaaaaaccccggaagcaggatatatggctgttatcaccagaatttgaccgagtcagaggtgggccgcgatcaagatggacatgaagaatatatatataggagaaatacgtgaatcggccttttataccaagttgggcttaattgcccgtgtatctgtaacatattagatcgcatcttagtttagagttagaatcgtactcgtgcacggtttggtgcacgcccacattagaaagtccatttggactataaatatgtatctagggtttatggaataaacaacaaccaacgttcaaccacaaacaaatctcggcgcatcgccaactccttcgtctcgagggtttctactggtaagcatcatgctgcctagatcgcatcttgcgatctaggcagcctagcttgcctacgttgttcatgcgttgctcgtacttgaagcctttttgatggcgagcaacgtagttatcttagacatgttagggttagcattgttcttcatattacatgctttcgtagtgcaac from Lolium rigidum isolate FL_2022 chromosome 4, APGP_CSIRO_Lrig_0.1, whole genome shotgun sequence encodes the following:
- the LOC124647428 gene encoding uncharacterized protein LOC124647428, with the translated sequence MLFLKTTKLCLLFPLPKGGEVDGRVVVTDDSQESSLPESEAVESQKSAGSSEKETESEHSESTHCISPPLATSPDGRKRKRDNVKDSGASKLAEPAAEESSPEEQGAFDPFADAGVVSSSDEGAEEEEPATHGTAPTSTSNTLVLSQEHRTAAETLPPPQHNPEEPTPVPTPRALLAKKARTGACSTRELATGNTSAPLLEDSLMKELVNLGSQFIGFHDEAATLRESLHRAEERADALEAKLKTSKTARKKAEKDAATVDSLRQRLKTAEDALSDKEAEQIERKNAIVERFEMQN